One window from the genome of Ictidomys tridecemlineatus isolate mIctTri1 chromosome 12, mIctTri1.hap1, whole genome shotgun sequence encodes:
- the Neurl3 gene encoding E3 ubiquitin-protein ligase NEURL3, translating to MGAHLCSNASTEAPREALRFHEDTKGAQVYLDALASTACRRATFYDGIVFSQRPVPPGERVALRVLQHEGGWCGGLRVGFTRLDPAHVSAPSLPPFVCPDLEELSPTWAAVLPEGSVLPGNVVCFWVDRRGRLFAKVNAGRRLLLRKGLLLGAPLWAVMDVYGTTKAIQLLDPTASLGPTAMPAVRREEAVPEQEVTPDNECIICFHHAADTCLDPCGHSHFCSSCAQRIFRDTATCPVCRWQINAIATVWSPRTGEGS from the exons CCACCGAGGCTCCCCGAGAGGCGCTGCGCTTCCACGAGGACACCAAGGGCGCGCAGGTGTATCTGGACGCGCTGGCGAGCACCGCGTGCAGGCGCGCCACCTTCTACGACGGCATCGTGTTCAGCCAGCGGCCGGTGCCCCCCGGAGAGCGGGTGGCACTGCGCGTGCTGCAGCATGAGGGCGGCTGGTGCGGTGGCCTCCGCGTGGGCTTCACGCGACTGGACCCTGCGCACGTGTCCGCGCCTAGCCTGCCGCCCTTCGTGTGCCCGGACCTGGAGGAGCTGAGCCCGACGTGGGCCGCGGTGCTGCCTGAAGGCAGCGTGCTCCCCGGGAATGTGGTCTGCTTCTGGGTGGACCGCCGGGGCCGGCTCTTTGCCAAGGTCAACGCGGGCCGCCGCCTCCTTCTGCGGAAAGGCCTGCTCCTGGGCGCGCCGCTCTGGGCGGTGATGGACGTGTACGGCACCACCAAAGCCATCCAGCTGCTGG ACCCCACAGCCAGCCTGGGTCCCACCGCCATGCCGGCCGTCCGCAGGGAGGAGGCTGTGCCTGAGCAGGAAG TCACACCGGACAACGAGTGCATCATCTGCTTCCACCATGCTGCCGACACCTGTCTTGACCCCTGTGGCCACTCACACTTCTGCAGCTCCTGTGCCCAGCGGATCTTCAGGGATACCGCCACGTGTCCTGTGTGTCGCTGGCAGATCAACGCAATTGCCACAGTGTGGTCACCTAGGACTGGGGAAGGCTCGTGA